From the Mesoplasma syrphidae genome, the window ATTTATAAAATCCTCATTTTCACGACCGGTTTTGCTTTTAAATGGTTTCGGGACTTTCACAATAAATTTGTAAAGTTTTTTTGTACCATCTTTTGATGTATAAGCGACTTCTGCATCGCCTTCAATTTGACCGATAATATTTACTAAATTCATATTTCTCCTTTTTGCTCTTTGGCACAAAGTATTAGGCCTAATTTAAGAAAAAAGTTTTTAATCGAATGGCAATTTTAAAAATGAATATTGATACATTTTAAAAATATATAAAAGAACAATAAATATTTTTTTCTATTTATTCGTTAACATTATATTTTTGACTGGTTTATAAGACTTACGGTGAATTTCAGTAATTCCATATTTAGACAATTCTTCACAATGTTTTTTTGTACAATACCCCTTATGCTTATCAAAATTATATTGAAGATATATTTTTGCATATTTTCGCATGATTCGATCACGAGTGACTTTGGCAATAATTGATGCTGCTGCAATTGTTTGACTCAAATCATCGCCTTTTATCAATTGAATTGTTTGATAACTTGCTATGCTTATTTTTTCTCCGTCAATAAGACAGATATCTGGTTTAACTGCTAATTGTTGAATTGAATTTATCATACCCAATATGCTAGCATACTTTGGGTTTAGTTTATCGACTGCCTTTGCATCATAAATAGCAATTCGTCATTCAATTGCGACTTTAGTAATTTCCTCATACAAACTTTCTCGCAAATTTTCGGCAAGTTTTTTTGAGTCCCTTATTAAAGGATTTTTGTAATCCTTAGGTAAAATGACAGTTGCCACTACAATTGGTCCTGCCATTGCTCCCCTGCCAGCTTCGTCACTTCCCGCAATAGTTTCAACATCATAATTTTGACGAACATTTTCATCAAACAATATTCGAGAATAATCTATCATTGACTTGTTATATCTCCAGTATCATTTTTTTTAACTTTAATACTTTTTTCAATTTCTTCTGGAACTATTTCATTGGGCTTTTCAAA encodes:
- a CDS encoding ribonuclease HII, whose translation is MIDYSRILFDENVRQNYDVETIAGSDEAGRGAMAGPIVVATVILPKDYKNPLIRDSKKLAENLRESLYEEITKVAIEWRIAIYDAKAVDKLNPKYASILGMINSIQQLAVKPDICLIDGEKISIASYQTIQLIKGDDLSQTIAAASIIAKVTRDRIMRKYAKIYLQYNFDKHKGYCTKKHCEELSKYGITEIHRKSYKPVKNIMLTNK
- a CDS encoding single-stranded DNA-binding protein, with product MNLVNIIGQIEGDAEVAYTSKDGTKKLYKFIVKVPKPFKSKTGRENEDFINIKAWSTAVKDEYALHDQAIVGIEARVQSFGNSESTHYGNEIVANRIIHLN